The Anaerolineales bacterium genomic sequence TCGATATCATGCCGACCACGTCATCCAGCAGCATGATACCTTCCGGTTGGTGCAGGGTATCGAGCTGTGCGTGCAGCCAGCTAATGATGGTAGACGTCATCGTCTCCAGGACGCGAGTCACCCCTTGTGGGTTCTTCACGATGCCCATCATCAGTGGCGTAATGCCCATCACGAACGAAGCAACGGCCATCGGACCGCGTGCGCAGACCATACGGATGCCAAGCCCATCGGCATGAAGCCGCTCCTCCGCCAGTGCGTACAGTCGCAGCACCAGCGGCATCAATCCATGCTCGTTCGGGTCAGCCGGGCTCGCATTGCCCCAGGTTTCAATGTCGCTAATCACCGGCTCAATCGCCGGGGGCCGGTTGTCGTAGAAATGCATCTTGACGCCAAAACCGGACGGCTCTGCTGCCATGCCATACTCGACCCAGAAACCAGGAACCCAGGTAGCCTCCGGGAATCGTTCCAACAGTCCTTTATTGATCGCATACCAGCGATCTGGCAGCAGGTAGTAGTCCCGCGTGTCGATCCCGGCATAGCCGGGCAGCCAGGGGCTGTCGACGATCAGGCCAACCGGTACCCGTTTTGGCTCTTCTAAACGCGCAGCCTGTTTGAATGCTTCCCACGTCATACTACTCTTTCCTTTACATAAATAAAGGTCTCGCAAATATCTGAGCGATTACTCCCCGCACCGGATCTATTGAATTTCCGCAACGGATGTATGTTTCTGTTCAAGCCGATATTATCCAATCCCCCTTGTCATAATTGCTTCACTTCGCCACGATACCACTTAGGCTCAATTCCTCGGCAAAATGACAGGTCGCCCAATGCTCGGAGCCGTATGCCCGCCATTCCGGGATTTCCTGGGCGCATTTCTCGCGCGCATATCGACAGCGGGGGTGAAACTTGCATCCGGAGGGCGGGTTGGCCGAGCTGGCGACATCGCCCGGTAAAAGAATCCGGGAAGTGACCTGATCAGGATCGGAGCGCGGCACGGCAGAAAGAAGTGCTTCCGTATAAGGATGCTTGGGAGAGGCATATAGCTCATCAGCCGCCGCCAACTCGACCACGGTCCCTAAATACATCACCGCCACGCGGTCGCTGATGTGCTCGACGACAGATAGGTCGTGGGCGATAAAAAGATATGTGAGACCGAAGTCGGACTGCAGTTCCTCCAACAGATTAAGCACTTGAGCCTGAACTGAGACGTCGAGAGCCGATACTGGCTCATCGGCGATGATCAACCGGGGTTGGAGGGCCAGAGCCCGCGCAATGCCGATACGTTGGCGCTGCCCGCCACTGAATGCATAAGGATAGCGGTTCATGTGCTGGGGCTTCAACCCGACGGCTTCCAACAGTTCGCAGACTTGGTCTTTGAGCTGCTGACCCTTGGCCACACCGTGGATCACGAGGGGCTCACTGACGATGTCCATCAC encodes the following:
- a CDS encoding uroporphyrinogen decarboxylase family protein, with amino-acid sequence MTWEAFKQAARLEEPKRVPVGLIVDSPWLPGYAGIDTRDYYLLPDRWYAINKGLLERFPEATWVPGFWVEYGMAAEPSGFGVKMHFYDNRPPAIEPVISDIETWGNASPADPNEHGLMPLVLRLYALAEERLHADGLGIRMVCARGPMAVASFVMGITPLMMGIVKNPQGVTRVLETMTSTIISWLHAQLDTLHQPEGIMLLDDVVGMISKEHYETLVHPHLRRIFDEFDGLIRVFHNDTPCPHLLASLADANFDVFNFSHKIDIGEVKAVMGHRVAVMGNVPPVDVGMRGSPEDVSQWAQTCLDKAAAGGGLILSFGGGVSPETPAENIDALIATAREWQKDSHE
- a CDS encoding dipeptide ABC transporter ATP-binding protein; its protein translation is MSDVHSDTGEQHHSTLVQVQDLKKYFPIQRGFLRNVVGYVKAVDGVNFSIYEGETLGLVGESGCGKTTTGRLLLRAIDPTSGQILFHRDGDMVDIAKIPRREMKALRREMQIIFQDPFSSLNPRMTVMDIVSEPLVIHGVAKGQQLKDQVCELLEAVGLKPQHMNRYPYAFSGGQRQRIGIARALALQPRLIIADEPVSALDVSVQAQVLNLLEELQSDFGLTYLFIAHDLSVVEHISDRVAVMYLGTVVELAAADELYASPKHPYTEALLSAVPRSDPDQVTSRILLPGDVASSANPPSGCKFHPRCRYAREKCAQEIPEWRAYGSEHWATCHFAEELSLSGIVAK